Within the Armatimonadota bacterium genome, the region CCGTCCCCTCAGCAGCACCGCGCGGTCACCGTCGCGCCGGATGCGCGCGTAGTGGCCGGTGGCCAGGTAGTCCATCCCCAGCGACGACACCTTCTCGAGCAGCAGCGCGAACTTGATCGCGCGGTTGCACGACACGCACGGATTGGGCGTGCGGCCGCGCGCGTACTCGTCTGCGAACGGCGCGATCACCGCGTCCTCGAACGCCTCGCGCATGTTCAGGACGTAGTGCCGGATGCCTAGACGGCGCGCCACACCGCGCGCGTCCTCCACCGCGCCGACACCGCAGCACAAAGCGGACGCCCCGTCTTCGTCGTGCGGAACCCACGTCGGCCACAGGTTCATCGTCAGGCCCACGACCTCGTGACCCGCCTCGACCATCAGCGCCGCCGCGACCGAACTGTCCACGCCGCCGCTCATCGCGACGGCGACGCGCGCCATCTCCGTCTCTCACCTCCGTGGGACCATCATAGCAGAGGCATGAGCGGCCGTCGGCGCCCGGTCGGCGCAGGCACGGCGCCGGGTTCACAGCGAATCCCCCAGCAGCAACGCGGCCAGCACCGCCCCAGGCCAGGCGAACCATGCGCGTGTGCGGGGCAGGCCGGAATGCGCGTCGTAGGACTCGCACAGCAGCCCGTCGTCGAACGCCACTGCCCGCAAGCGCTGTTCTGCAGCCGCCTTGGCCGCGGCGTCTCCGGTGTCGTGCGCCACGATCCACCGCTGGATGTCGCCCAACGTCCACGGCCCGGGCGCGTGCACCGACCCCAGGCCGCCGAACGGCCCGTCGAACCAACCGGCGTTGGCTGCGCTGTACGCGAACACGATCGTCCGGCGCCACCACACGTCGTCGGGTGCGCAGAATCCCCACCGAGCCGCGCAGGCGGTGGGCAGGTCGTTGGCGTCGTGATACCGTCGGTGCCCACCTTCGCCGTCCGTGGCGTACGCGTAGATCCCGCTGTCCCGGATGCGGAAGTGGCGTTCGACGAGCCCGCGCAGTCGGTCGGTTTCGGATAGCAGACGCTCACAGCCTGGCAGGCGGCTGAGCAGTGCGAGCGTCCGCCAGGCCAGCACGTGGGAGGAGAAGTGGTACGGCAACGACAGCGGGTCGTCGGCCGGCGTCTCCGACGTGGGAAACAACCCGAGGGCAGAGCGCATCGCCAGCAGGGCGTCCAGCGAGCGCAGCGCCTGGCGGCGGTGACGGTCCCACAGGTCGGTCTGTCCCCATTCCAGCGCCGCGCGCGCGAGTTCGAGCAGCGGATACCACTGCTGGTCGAGCTGGAACGCGCGGTCCTTCACCTCGCCGTTCGTCAGGTGGCTGCGGCCCCACAGCCCGTCGGGGCGCGCGGCCACGTCGAACAGCCAGGTCAGGTGGCGCCGCAGCGCACGGCGCGCGGTCTGCCCCAGCGGCGATCCGGAATTCCGGACGGCGAACGCGCCGAGCAAGCAGGCGACGTAGTAGGCGTCGCGGTTCCACGACAGCGGCAGCAGAACGGGATCGGTGACCAGGCAGGTGCCCTCGCCGACGTCGACTGCACAGACGTCGAGTGCGAACGCCAGGTTGCGGTGAATCCACCACCGCGCCGCGGGTTCGGTGCCGACTTCGGGTGCGCACGCGCGGCCGACGGCGTCGTGCAGCCACGCGTGCACGTCGTCTGCGGACGGAATCGCCAGCGGAGCGCGAAACTCGGTTTCCCCGAGTTCGGCCACCAGGACGTGTTCCGCACAGCCCTCGCTCAGGTCCAGGGTCACGTCCCACCGCAGGGCCACCGGAGGCATCCGTTCGCAGTCGGCGACGCGCGGGGCCGGTCCCACCCGCGCCCATCCCGGAAGACCCGGTGCCTCCCACCACACCGCCCCCTGGACCCAGCGCACGCGGTTGCGGGCGTCGTATGGAGGGAGCGGTCCACCTTCGGTGATCTGACCGTAAGCCGCCCGCACAACCCCCAGAGTCGGCGCGAATTCCACGGTCAGTGCGGCCGGACCGTCGGGCCGGCGGGAACGGGCGTGCAACCAGCAGATCAGTCTGCCGTCCCGGACAAACGGGATCCACCACACCGCCAAGCCGTCTGCGCGCCAGCGAAACGCCGGGATCCGATGCGCCACCCATCCGCGTTCCGGACTGCCCATGCCCCGGGGGCGCACAGACAGCCCTGGCCCTGACGGGTCGCCCATGCTCCGTCGAAATGTGCGCACGAACTCCGGATCCCTGCGCCGATCCTCGGGAAACGGGGGGAAGCCCGCGAGGTGGAACCAGCCGTGGCGGGTGTGGGGACGGTGCATCGACAGCACGCGGCCGTCGCTGCCCAACGACGCCGAGGCGGTCCCGTCGCCTGCGTCCCACGGCTTGGCGTGGCGCCCGACCGGCGGGTCCACGGGGAGGGCACCCACCGGCGCGGGGAGCCAGCCGGACATCACTGCCAGCTCAGGGGGACCGCGGCAGCGCCTGCTCGGTGGTCGGGTCCATGAACCGCATCCGCCCGGGTTCGGGGTTCAGGCGCACGCGCTGGCCGGGCTCGGCCGGATCTTCGGCCCCGACGGAGACCTTCAGCATCTCGTCACCGACCCGCACGGTCACCAGCTTGTGGGGCCCCAGCGGTTCGGTCACCATCACCTCCCCGGCCAGGGGCCCGTCACCGGGACGGATGTGCTCGGGGCGAACGCCGACCAAGACCTCCCGACCGCGGTAGGCCGCGACAGCCGTCCGGTAGGGCGCGGGCACAAGCAGCGAAGCGTCTCCCACCCGCACCACCGGCGTGCCATCTGCGGCGTCGACCGCCCCTCGCAGGAAGTTCATCGGGGGGCTGCCGATGAACGAACCGACGAACACGCTCGCCGGGTCGTCGTAGATGCGAGAGGGCGTGTCGCACTGCACGATCTCGCCGTCCTTCATGACCGCGATGCGGTCGCCCAAACTCAGCGCCTCCACCTGATCGTGCGTCACGTAGACGGTGGTCGACCGCACCTCGCGGTGCAGCCGCTTGAGTTCGGCCCGCATGTGCAGCCGCAGCAGCGCGTCGAGGTTGCTGAGCGGCTCGTCCATCAACAACACGTCGGGCCGCATCACGATCGCCCGCGCGACGGCCACCCGCTGGCGCTGGCCGCCCGACAGCTGGGCCGGGTAGCGGTCCAGCAGGCCGCCGATCTGCAGCAGTTCGGCCACCTCCTGCGCCCGGCGGCGCTGCTCGGCGGCCGGCACGCCGTGCATCCGCAGCCCGAAGACGATGTTGTCGTACACGCGCATGTGGGGGAAGACCGCATAGGACTGGAAGACCATGCCGATGCCACGCCGGCCGGGCGGCAGGTCCGTTACGTCGCGTCCGCCAATGCGCACCCGGCCGCGGTCCAATCGCTCCAGACCCGCGATGGCTCGCAGCGTGGTGGTCTTGCCGCAGCCCGAAGGGCCCAAGAAGACAACGAACTCGCCTTCCTGGATGTGCAGCGACAGGTCGCGGATCGCAGTCACGCGACCGTAGGTCTTGCGCAGTCGTTCGAGGTGGATCTCCGCCATGTCTGCCCTATCGGACCGTCACGCCCCACAGCGTCAGCAAGTAGCGCCGGATCAGGAAGATGATCACCAGGGCCGGTACGACCATGAAGAAGCCGCCGGCGAACCGATAGTGCAGGGGCGCGCCGGCCGCGCTGATCGCGTTGATCACGAGAGCCGGCAGCGTCCGGTTGTTGAGCGTCAGGATCGTCGCGGCGAACACCTCGTTCCACGAGAGCACGAACGTGAAGATCGCGGCGGCAGCCAAGCCCGGCAGCGCCATGGGCATCGCGATGCGCAAGAACGCCTGGAAGCGGTTGCAGCCCAGGGTCATCGCAGCCTCTTCTAGTTCGTAGGAGATGCCCACGAACACGCTGGTGACGATCACCGTGACGAAGGGGACGCTGAGCGCCGTGTGGACGATCGCCACACCGAGCAGCGTATCGTACAGTCCCCATCGGATGAACGCCACCGCGAGGGGGATGGACAGCACGGTGGCCGGAAACATCTTCGTCGCGAGGATCGCCAGGTTGATCGTCTCCCGTCCCCGGAAGCGGTAGCGGGCGAGCGCGTATCCGGTCGGCGCGGAGATCGCGAAGGCGAGCGCGATCGTCATTCCGGCGACCAGCACGCTGTTCCAGGTGGACTGCAGCACACCCGCCGAGCGGACGAAGAACAGCAGCGTCTCGGTGGTCAGCTGGCGCGGGACGATCGGGCGTGGCCAGTCGTACAGGACGTCCCGCGGCGTGAACGTCGCTAGCGCGATCAAAACCAGCGGGAGCAGCACCCAGGCGGCGATCAGCACGGCGGCGCTGTAGACCCCGAACCGCCGGAACGTCATCCGCCCGCGACCTCCTCGTGCCGCGCGCGCAGCGCGCGCAGATAGACCCAGGTGATCCCGCCCGACAACACCAGGATCAGCGTCGCGTAGGCGCTGGCGACGTTGGGGCTCCGGTACAGCGAGTACCAGAAGTACGCCTCGCCGGCCAGCACCGGCACCAGCCGCCCGGCCAGTGTGATCACCGTCGCGAACAGCTGAAAGGCGAGGATTGTCCGGATGATCAGTGCGGTCTGCAGGCTCGGGCGCAGCAACGGCAACAGGACGTGCCACAGCGTCTGCCAGGGCCGCGCTCCGAACACCTGGGCCGTCTCCAGGTAGTCCTTGGGGATCAGCTGCAGGCCTGCCACCAAGATGATCATGACGATCGCGGTGGCGCGCCACACCTCGGTCAGCACGATCGCGCCGATCAGCCACACCGGCCGCTCGTAGGTGAGGAACGTGATGGGCTGGGCAGTCAGGCCCAGCGCGTCCAAGAACGCGTTCAGGTACCCACGCTCGGTGAAGATCGACAACCAGATGAGCCCCGCCGCAAGGTCCGAGATCGCGATCGGGATCGCGCACACGTACAGGAAGATCGAGTGACCCGGAAAACGCGTGTTCACGAGCAGCGCGATCGTCAGTCCCAGTGCGACCTGCAGCGGGATCGCGATCGCGGTGATGAGGACCGTGTAACGGATCGCCTGCCGGAAGTACAGGTCCTCCGACATTCGCCGGAAGTGCTCCAGGGTCAGCGCGCCCGACTGCGGATCCGAGACCGCCAGCCAGATCGCCTGCGCCATCGGGTAGACGAAGAACACTGCCAGGTAGGCCGCCGTCGGCAGCACCAGCAGGTAGGGCGTCCAGTCGACGCGGCGTCCGGCGCGCTCGAGTTCCAGTGGGGCCTCAGCGACAGCCATGGGTCAGCCGCCGGTCGTCCCTCGAGAAGGACCGCGTCTGCGTGTCACGTGCCGGGTCCCCAAGTTTCCCTCCGGTCCAGCGGGGCCGCGGATGGACCCCACCCCCATCGCCGACCGCAGACCTAGTCCGGCCTGCACGGACGCATCGGTGGGTCCGGCGGCGGGCACGGAGCGTTGGTCGCGCGGTACAGATCCTCCAACCTGCGGGCCTGCGTCGCCAGGGTCTGCGGGATGTCGCGCCCCTCGATGGCGATCAACCGGAAGGTGTCGACGTAGATGGGCACGAACTCACCGGTCCGCGCCCCCAGGCCCACGGGCAGCAGCGCGGTCCGCGCGTCCGGCGCGCCCGCCTGCGCCGACACGCCGTCGGCCATGACCCTGAGCCCGCCGGTCGGGACCGCGCGCGCGGCCTCAGGGGACACCGGGAAGAACGCCACTCCCTGCAGCGTCGCGACCTGCGTCGCGGGACGCGTCAGGTACTCGATCAGCCGCGCGCCCGCGTCGGGGTTGGGCGCCACGCGGGGGATCGCCAGCCCCACGACGACCGAGAGGAACGAACGTCCCTTCGGCCCCGCCGGCGAGGGCAGCACCACGAAGTCGCCCGGCCGCTGGCGCAGCGCCGGGATCAACCGCGCGGTGTGGTCCCACCCCACCCACGCCTCGCCGGTCAGGAGCGGTTCGTGCATGAACTCCCACACGAACGACGACGGATGCGTCACACCCCACAGCCGCCGCAGGTAGCGCCACATCTCGACCGCCTCGGCGGACTTGAATCCCTTCACCTGCGAACCGGTAAACGACGGGTACGCGTAGCCGTGCAGGAACCGCCCGTACAGCCCGCGCGGCCCAACGGGGAATCCCAGCCGCCGCTGCC harbors:
- a CDS encoding extracellular solute-binding protein → MSVLRLSAILVAVVLVAGVSPGVGAPAQEIVFTSNQFTPVEEQEWARGTLLRRFTEESGIGVRFITEPEGPYVDRVLAEARAGRGTIDVTGTLHGIFPVFVAENAIRDMAALQRQLDARGDRTFYRDLRDVSRIGNIQAFIPWMQATYLIAARREAMRYFPSGRNPMRMTYDDLLEWGDNIRQATGQRRLGFPVGPRGLYGRFLHGYAYPSFTGSQVKGFKSAEAVEMWRYLRRLWGVTHPSSFVWEFMHEPLLTGEAWVGWDHTARLIPALRQRPGDFVVLPSPAGPKGRSFLSVVVGLAIPRVAPNPDAGARLIEYLTRPATQVATLQGVAFFPVSPEAARAVPTGGLRVMADGVSAQAGAPDARTALLPVGLGARTGEFVPIYVDTFRLIAIEGRDIPQTLATQARRLEDLYRATNAPCPPPDPPMRPCRPD
- a CDS encoding sugar ABC transporter permease, which translates into the protein MAVAEAPLELERAGRRVDWTPYLLVLPTAAYLAVFFVYPMAQAIWLAVSDPQSGALTLEHFRRMSEDLYFRQAIRYTVLITAIAIPLQVALGLTIALLVNTRFPGHSIFLYVCAIPIAISDLAAGLIWLSIFTERGYLNAFLDALGLTAQPITFLTYERPVWLIGAIVLTEVWRATAIVMIILVAGLQLIPKDYLETAQVFGARPWQTLWHVLLPLLRPSLQTALIIRTILAFQLFATVITLAGRLVPVLAGEAYFWYSLYRSPNVASAYATLILVLSGGITWVYLRALRARHEEVAGG
- a CDS encoding carbohydrate ABC transporter permease, producing the protein MTFRRFGVYSAAVLIAAWVLLPLVLIALATFTPRDVLYDWPRPIVPRQLTTETLLFFVRSAGVLQSTWNSVLVAGMTIALAFAISAPTGYALARYRFRGRETINLAILATKMFPATVLSIPLAVAFIRWGLYDTLLGVAIVHTALSVPFVTVIVTSVFVGISYELEEAAMTLGCNRFQAFLRIAMPMALPGLAAAAIFTFVLSWNEVFAATILTLNNRTLPALVINAISAAGAPLHYRFAGGFFMVVPALVIIFLIRRYLLTLWGVTVR
- a CDS encoding glycoside hydrolase family 125 protein — protein: MSGWLPAPVGALPVDPPVGRHAKPWDAGDGTASASLGSDGRVLSMHRPHTRHGWFHLAGFPPFPEDRRRDPEFVRTFRRSMGDPSGPGLSVRPRGMGSPERGWVAHRIPAFRWRADGLAVWWIPFVRDGRLICWLHARSRRPDGPAALTVEFAPTLGVVRAAYGQITEGGPLPPYDARNRVRWVQGAVWWEAPGLPGWARVGPAPRVADCERMPPVALRWDVTLDLSEGCAEHVLVAELGETEFRAPLAIPSADDVHAWLHDAVGRACAPEVGTEPAARWWIHRNLAFALDVCAVDVGEGTCLVTDPVLLPLSWNRDAYYVACLLGAFAVRNSGSPLGQTARRALRRHLTWLFDVAARPDGLWGRSHLTNGEVKDRAFQLDQQWYPLLELARAALEWGQTDLWDRHRRQALRSLDALLAMRSALGLFPTSETPADDPLSLPYHFSSHVLAWRTLALLSRLPGCERLLSETDRLRGLVERHFRIRDSGIYAYATDGEGGHRRYHDANDLPTACAARWGFCAPDDVWWRRTIVFAYSAANAGWFDGPFGGLGSVHAPGPWTLGDIQRWIVAHDTGDAAAKAAAEQRLRAVAFDDGLLCESYDAHSGLPRTRAWFAWPGAVLAALLLGDSL
- a CDS encoding ABC transporter ATP-binding protein, whose amino-acid sequence is MAEIHLERLRKTYGRVTAIRDLSLHIQEGEFVVFLGPSGCGKTTTLRAIAGLERLDRGRVRIGGRDVTDLPPGRRGIGMVFQSYAVFPHMRVYDNIVFGLRMHGVPAAEQRRRAQEVAELLQIGGLLDRYPAQLSGGQRQRVAVARAIVMRPDVLLMDEPLSNLDALLRLHMRAELKRLHREVRSTTVYVTHDQVEALSLGDRIAVMKDGEIVQCDTPSRIYDDPASVFVGSFIGSPPMNFLRGAVDAADGTPVVRVGDASLLVPAPYRTAVAAYRGREVLVGVRPEHIRPGDGPLAGEVMVTEPLGPHKLVTVRVGDEMLKVSVGAEDPAEPGQRVRLNPEPGRMRFMDPTTEQALPRSP
- the mnmA gene encoding tRNA 2-thiouridine(34) synthase MnmA — translated: MARVAVAMSGGVDSSVAAALMVEAGHEVVGLTMNLWPTWVPHDEDGASALCCGVGAVEDARGVARRLGIRHYVLNMREAFEDAVIAPFADEYARGRTPNPCVSCNRAIKFALLLEKVSSLGMDYLATGHYARIRRDGDRAVLLRGRDRRKDQSYVLYALTQPQLRRLLLPVGELTKEQTRSIARRWNLEVADKPDSQEICFVPRGHYSDVIGRFRPEALRPGPIVATEGRRLGTHQGIGRYTVGQRRGLGVATGKPLYVVAIDPESNTVIVGSEDELMASEVE